Proteins encoded together in one Tenebrio molitor unplaced genomic scaffold, icTenMoli1.1 SCAFFOLD_361, whole genome shotgun sequence window:
- the LOC138140838 gene encoding zinc D-Ala-D-Ala carboxypeptidase-like, whose protein sequence is MHPHQPGESPMPTIPKRRALLAAPLLAAALVATGAPAATASALPCRYPLRARRAPNLGTSTLRYGSRGTYVKNLQNLLNHAPRLKNSSGNWYKPSCPLNEDGVFGSGTLTRVRDGQRALGLNPDGVVGPATRRAYYNWAN, encoded by the coding sequence ATGCACCCCCACCAACCAGGAGAATCTCCTATGCCCACCATCCCGAAGCGACGCGCACTGCTCGCCGCTCCCCTGCTCGCCGCCGCTCTCGTCGCCACTGGTGCACCTGCCGCGACGGCTTCGGCCCTCCCTTGCAGGTACCCCCTCCGGGCGCGGCGAGCGCCGAACCTGGGGACCTCCACGCTCCGCTATGGCTCCCGTGGCACGTACGTCAAGAACCTCCAGAACCTCCTGAACCATGCTCCGAGGCTGAAGAACTCCAGTGGGAACTGGTACAAGCCGTCGTGTCCGCTCAATGAGGACGGAGTCTTCGGGAGCGGCACCCTCACTCGTGTCCGTGACGGCCAGCGCGCCCTCGGGTTGAACCCTGACGGCGTCGTCGGCCCTGCCACCAGGCGGGCCTACTACAACTGGGCGAACTGA